CTGCTGCAGCGGGACAGTGCGCCGCGCCGTAACAACACAATACGGGCACCACCAGCCAACGGCGACGCCCACCGGCTGATGCCGTAATCGACACGCTTGAAATGCGGCTTATATCGTGGCGTTCTTTCTAATGCATGCCGAGTGGCTGCTCTGGCCGTTGGCCAAGAAGGATGGCCCGCACCCACTGGCTCATTTCACTAACCAAGGAGCAATCTGGCGCGCTGGTGAGTGGATAATCCCCAAGCGTTACGGAAAGGCCGAACGGGGATATACCTGTGGCGCTCGGTCCGGACTCAATCCAGGGACGTCACAGAAAATGGATGCTCAGGCAGACTCAATATAGCACGCCGACCCGCGCGATCATCATGCCGGAGCGCGTGTGTTCTGTACGCGCCCTTGGCCGCGGCTGATCAGCGCGAGCGGCCTGAAGCCGCTCGATCTCCAGTCGTTCGATTGGGCATGGCGGGGCTGCCGTGGCACCATGGCGGGCTGGCCTCGTCCTTCCGGGCGGGGCTGTTTTCCCAGGGAAGCCCACGAACACGACATGCGAACGTCCTCCTTCATTCTCTCCGCCCTGTGCCTTGGTCTGCTATCCGGCTGTGCCAGTGGCCCGGAGGAACACGCTTCTAGCCGCGAGATCACCAGTGCGTTCGTGGCCGACGACGGCCAGCTGTACCTGCTACCGCGCTATGACGAGCCGATGCGTTTCAATGCCGCGCCGTTCCGCGAGTACCGCGCGCTGATGGACAGCCCGCTGCGCGAGGCCGTGGCCTGCGCGCAGATGTACTTCCATGAGGATTGGCGCGACCCGGCCAACAAGGCCAAGGTGCACGGCAGCTATGCGCTGCTGCTGCGGCCGGAGCAGGTGACGCCGGAACAGGCCGCGCAGTTCAAGCTGGAGCGGATTGAGGTGCTCCCGCGCGAGGCGAAGTATGTGGATGAGCGGGCGCGCTACTACCTGCCGCAGGATCGCAGCCGCTACGCGCTGGCGTTTGATCGCGCCTGCAATCTTTCAAGGAAGGGCGGCAGCTATTACAGCGCGCTGTTCGAGGGCGACGGCGAGCGGGTGAAGTTGCCGGATGCCGCTGCGCTGGCGGAGAAGGGCAAGCTGGCGCAGCCGATCAGTGCGCGGGCGCAGCGGATCCTGCCGGAGAGGGAGGACAAGCCGGGTGTGGGGACGGCGGCCGGCAAGGTGCTGGGCGCGGCGTTGATTCCCGTGGCGGTTCCGGTGTTTGTGTTGAGCCTGCCGTTCCTGGGGCCGGATCATTGGAAGTGATGGGGCGTTGAGAGAGAGCATCCGCGCGTGACGTGGATCTACCCCTGGTCAGCTGTCAGGTGGAGGCGCTTAGGCCTCCACTTCAACCGCCTGTTCGACGGCTGCCTGTCGCTGCAGTCGGGCTGCGAAATAGGCGGCAACTTGCGGATCGGTCGCGTAGACGTAGCAGCCCTTCATCCCTCGTGTCATCAAGGTGCGGTAGGTGTTCTTGATGATGGTGTCCGCAAGCTCGGCGGCATGGGCGGGATGGGACTTTGAGAGCTTCACGTACCCCAACATGGTCTTGTCGTGCCGAGCGCGCGCGCGTGGCACTGTCTTGAGGGCGCCGTTTTCCATAACGAGGTCCGGTCCGATGATTACCCCGATGTAGTCGACTTCCAGCCCCTGGCTGGTGTGGATGCAACCCACCTGGTCAATCGAGTCTGGGGAGACGATCCAAGGGATTTCAGCGTCGTTGAGGTTCCATTGCCGCTGATAGCTGCCGATGACAATATCCATCTCCTCATCGTTCTTCTTGCTTTTCCACGGCCAACAGTAGCCGGCTACGACGCGTGCACGGTTGGCGGTGTTCTTTGCTTCGATGGCGGCATGAAGCGCGGATGGGTCGTTGAAAATCTGGAAGTCGTAACTGATCTCGTCCAGCGTGGTGTTTGCGGTTGGGCGGATTTGAAGCACGTCATCCAGCCATGCCAGATAGCCGTCCGAGCCTGCACAGCGGAACTGCGAAGACAGCGCGTATTCCTCTACGGTGGCACCGCGGGCGACCGCAAATTCCCGAATGGCTTCCTTGGTGCCAATATCCTTGAGCGTGACCCGTTGGTCTTCATCAATGAAGAACACACTGCACCGGGCGGCATTGATCAGCTCCATGATCTGGTTCTTGCCCTCGTTTCCGTAGAATCCGCCTTGCTCGGTAAGCCGGTGCGCTTCATCGACGATCAGAGCGTCAAAGTCGTTCTGAGGGGAATCGATGAACTGGCCGGAGCCGTCAAAAAGCTGGTGCAGATGTGCGTTGTCTTTTGATTTTCCGAGCGAGCGACTGTAGACCGCGCGTGGTGCGGCATTCTTCGAGACGTACCTGACGTTCAGGCCATTACGCAGCGTGGCAAGAAGATTCACGGCGACGACTGACTTGCCTGTGCCCGGACCCCCCTCAACGATGATGACACGAGGTTTTCCGTCAGCATGTGCTTGCGTGCATGCTGCCTTGGCGGCTTCGAACACGTGTTTCTGCTCGTCAAGCAAGGTAAAAGCGCTGTTTCCCGATAGCAGCCGATACACTTCGTCGGCGAGCACCTTGGAGGGACGGATGCGGCCGCTGTCCAGTTCGGCCAACACCGGGAGGCCATTGCCCTTGCTTGTGTATCGACTGATGAAGCTACGCAGCCTCTCAAGTTCAGGCGTGCCCTTGAGGAAGAGTGGGGCGCGCTGGATGTAGGGCTGATAGTGCGGTGAGTTGATGACGCCATCTGGCTCGTACTCGTGCAAGTAGGCGCAAGGGTGGAGTTGGAGCCGTCCTTCATGGACGGCCTCGTTGAAGCCTTCCAGGAACGCTGCATAGGACCAGGCCTGATAGCTTGGATGGACGCGCAAGTTCCCGGCGTGCAACTCGATCATGGCGTCGCGACTGGACGGTTTGACGGCTGACCACTGCTTGAGTTCTACGATGATGACGTGTGGCGAACCATCTTCGGCATGCCCGGTCAGGACAACATCGATGCGCTTTCGCGATTGCGGAAGAATGAACTCCACTGCTACGCCGATGTCACCGGGGATGGAAGGGTCGTTCAGCGCACGCGCGACGTATCCCAGTGAGGCGCGCCAGGATTTGACTTCGGAATCGCTGACCTTGGTGTTGGTCGCTGCCTTGTAGCTGGCGAGGATGACCTGGTCGATCTCCTGATCGTTGCACTGACGAAGGAAGGTGCCCTTGTCTGCCTGATAGACGATCATGGCTGCACCAGCTTGTTGTACTTGGTGCTGACGCCACGCGAGAGGTCGACCGGGTATTTGGCGGCATTCATGGCCAGCTTGCTGCTGACGGCTTCATTCAGGTCGATGCCGAGCACGTCCGACAGCCGGATGAGGTACAGGGCTACATCGGCGATCTCATCGCGCACCGCCTTGGCGGTGGCTTCAGAGGAAGCTGCCTTGAAGGAGTCGGCCTCCGTCATCCACTGGAATATTTCGTTCAGCTCTCCAACTTCACCAGAGAGGGCCATGACAAGGTTCTTGGGGGAGTGGAACTGCGCCCAATCACGGGCTTCGGCAAATTCCTTGAGCGCTTGGGCAGCGCCCTGAACCTCGACAAGAGGGTGTTCCATGGCATGGCCTTATGCGACACGATTTGGCCAATTCTACCCATCCCGACGGGGCGTAAGCGACATTTCGCTCTTGATATCCAGGCAAGCAGCAAGGGCGCCGATGGGCGCCCTTGTGGGTGGTGCGATCAGGCGACGGTTGGCCGCCGAGGTGTCAACCTTGACACCTCTGCCTACCGCCAGCCACGCAGCTGGCCCGCCAATGCTCCCAAGCCTTGGTATCGATGCCAGCCTTCAGCGCGATGGTCTGCAACTCTGCCCAGCTCCTCGGTGAAGGCGCGGCCAGCAGTCCGCGCATGAAGGCCTGCATTTTCGCTTCGCCAACCTGCTTCTCCAGCGAGAGCAGCAGCAAAGGGGCATAGACGTAGCGATACATCTCGCCCAGATCCGAGCTGCCGTCGATGGCATCGAATGCGGGCAGCGGCTTCTCCTGCGTGTCGATGGCCGATTGCAGTCGCGCGATATAGCGATCCGCCGCGGCATCGCCACTGATCTCACGCAGCGCCTTGATCGACAGGAACTCGGCGCTGGATTCCAGCAGCACCCAGAAGTAGGGACCCTGCGGACGGTTCAGCGTACCGAAGTAGTAGTGGCCCATTTCGTGCGCGATGTACT
This portion of the Stenotrophomonas sp. WZN-1 genome encodes:
- a CDS encoding DUF2075 domain-containing protein, with the translated sequence MIVYQADKGTFLRQCNDQEIDQVILASYKAATNTKVSDSEVKSWRASLGYVARALNDPSIPGDIGVAVEFILPQSRKRIDVVLTGHAEDGSPHVIIVELKQWSAVKPSSRDAMIELHAGNLRVHPSYQAWSYAAFLEGFNEAVHEGRLQLHPCAYLHEYEPDGVINSPHYQPYIQRAPLFLKGTPELERLRSFISRYTSKGNGLPVLAELDSGRIRPSKVLADEVYRLLSGNSAFTLLDEQKHVFEAAKAACTQAHADGKPRVIIVEGGPGTGKSVVAVNLLATLRNGLNVRYVSKNAAPRAVYSRSLGKSKDNAHLHQLFDGSGQFIDSPQNDFDALIVDEAHRLTEQGGFYGNEGKNQIMELINAARCSVFFIDEDQRVTLKDIGTKEAIREFAVARGATVEEYALSSQFRCAGSDGYLAWLDDVLQIRPTANTTLDEISYDFQIFNDPSALHAAIEAKNTANRARVVAGYCWPWKSKKNDEEMDIVIGSYQRQWNLNDAEIPWIVSPDSIDQVGCIHTSQGLEVDYIGVIIGPDLVMENGALKTVPRARARHDKTMLGYVKLSKSHPAHAAELADTIIKNTYRTLMTRGMKGCYVYATDPQVAAYFAARLQRQAAVEQAVEVEA
- a CDS encoding nucleotide pyrophosphohydrolase — translated: MEHPLVEVQGAAQALKEFAEARDWAQFHSPKNLVMALSGEVGELNEIFQWMTEADSFKAASSEATAKAVRDEIADVALYLIRLSDVLGIDLNEAVSSKLAMNAAKYPVDLSRGVSTKYNKLVQP